The following is a genomic window from Bacillus sp. V2I10.
TGCAAGTTCCAGCGTCTTCCTTATTGGCGATGCGAACTGTATTACATTGTCATCGGTTTTTGATACGCCGCCTGAATCATTGATTATAGGTCCATTTGTTCCTCT
Proteins encoded in this region:
- a CDS encoding spore gernimation protein GerPD, whose translation is MNFNVVNKELSVGEIQVSAVASSSVFLIGDANCITLSSVFDTPPESLIIGPFVPLAPQ